One window of Brevibacterium pigmentatum genomic DNA carries:
- a CDS encoding FtsX-like permease family protein: MSTSFAAVPLVLGRRSLTSASSVLVAAAFFACATLFLTVAAGAWMFFQIPPSPDPAAQGFDIMYKTLAGLATGLLIIPASTLASASATLSARRQDERLSTMSLLGARRSQITALAVAEPLIPALAGIVLGVVGYLGLALPVSFIHFMGEPIGYQNMLMPAWLILVVVVFLAMVCAGSALLGLRKVAVSPLGVRTKSLERKFPVAKVIATVLVICLLPVVYALTQAGGLGMGIILAAMVGFFVLGLVVVDLLGGLLVRWFAHLSGGRAKTSERLIAARLVSDEPKRFWRRVSGLAMASFTAAVCGSGVALMQLGLDAAEDSPGTMSESDINLFHDLFTGVLLVMGIAIVLIAVSAVINQVADIYDRADTFSDLYAAGADPQLLHRALVRAVMAPAIWVSLLAGGLGLMLVLPLAGAALVFEPVTFLTILLTVVIGIVIIRGGLQLTKPILHSVATAGRTRD, translated from the coding sequence ATGTCCACGTCCTTCGCAGCAGTTCCCCTCGTCCTCGGACGGAGATCGCTGACCTCGGCGAGCTCGGTGCTCGTGGCCGCCGCGTTCTTCGCATGCGCCACGCTGTTCCTCACCGTGGCGGCCGGGGCATGGATGTTCTTCCAGATCCCGCCGAGCCCCGATCCCGCGGCACAGGGATTCGACATCATGTACAAGACCCTGGCAGGGCTGGCCACGGGTCTGCTGATCATCCCCGCCTCCACCCTGGCTTCGGCCTCGGCGACGCTGTCGGCACGCCGACAGGACGAACGTCTCTCGACGATGTCGCTGCTCGGAGCCCGACGCTCGCAGATCACCGCACTCGCCGTGGCCGAACCGCTGATTCCCGCCCTGGCAGGCATCGTCCTCGGGGTGGTCGGCTACCTGGGACTGGCCCTGCCGGTCAGCTTCATCCACTTCATGGGTGAACCCATCGGGTACCAGAACATGCTCATGCCCGCGTGGCTCATCCTCGTCGTGGTCGTCTTCCTGGCCATGGTCTGTGCGGGATCGGCTCTGCTGGGTCTGCGCAAGGTCGCGGTCTCTCCGTTGGGGGTGCGGACGAAGAGCCTGGAGCGGAAGTTCCCTGTAGCCAAGGTCATCGCCACGGTGCTCGTGATCTGCCTGCTGCCGGTCGTGTACGCGCTCACGCAGGCCGGCGGATTGGGCATGGGGATCATCCTGGCCGCTATGGTCGGATTCTTCGTTCTCGGGCTTGTCGTCGTCGACCTCCTCGGCGGACTCCTCGTCCGCTGGTTCGCTCACCTGTCCGGCGGTCGCGCCAAGACTTCGGAGCGTCTCATCGCAGCTCGCCTGGTCTCCGACGAGCCGAAGCGGTTCTGGCGACGCGTGTCCGGACTGGCGATGGCCTCATTCACCGCGGCCGTCTGCGGATCCGGAGTGGCGCTGATGCAGCTCGGCCTCGACGCCGCGGAGGACTCGCCGGGAACCATGTCCGAATCCGATATCAACCTCTTCCACGACCTGTTCACCGGGGTGCTGCTCGTCATGGGCATCGCCATCGTGCTCATTGCCGTCTCGGCGGTGATCAACCAGGTCGCCGACATCTACGACAGGGCCGACACCTTCTCCGACCTCTATGCGGCCGGCGCCGATCCCCAGCTGCTGCATCGGGCGCTGGTGCGGGCCGTCATGGCCCCGGCGATCTGGGTGTCCCTGCTGGCCGGAGGGCTCGGGCTCATGCTGGTCCTGCCCCTGGCGGGAGCCGCGCTCGTGTTCGAACCGGTCACGTTCCTCACGATCCTGCTCACAGTGGTCATCGGCATCGTCATCATCCGCGGCGGGCTGCAGCTGACGAAGCCGATTCTGCACTCCGTGGCCACGGCCGGAAGGACTCGGGACTGA